One segment of Rosa chinensis cultivar Old Blush chromosome 6, RchiOBHm-V2, whole genome shotgun sequence DNA contains the following:
- the LOC112173186 gene encoding probable glucan endo-1,3-beta-glucosidase A6, with translation MQLGHVSLLLLILCFFISTSSAEFSAKVGVNYGQLGNNLPSPSESVKLIQTLKAMRVKIYGANHDILEALRNTGLQVSIMVPNELINNISSSQTLANQWVHDNVVPFYPQTLIRYLLVGNEILSWSDKSLWFNLVPAMRKIMHALKIHGITKVKVGTPSAIDVLESQFPPSNGTFRSDISGSVIKPMLKFLSKTKSFFFVDIYTFFPWVSDPINIDLDYALLESTNVTYTDPVSGLTYHDLFDQKVDAFIFAMKRLGYPDIRIWIAETGWPSGGDYDQIGANIHNAATYNRNVIKKFTAKPPVGTPARPGVGLPSFIFALFNENTKGGPSTERNFGLLYPNGSNVYQIDLTGRTPESEFKALPPATNNKPYPGPIWCLAKKGANKTAVAEALSYACSQGNKTCDPIQPGGKCFKPNSLAQHASYAFSAYWAQFRKASGSCNFGGLAVQTIKDPSYGSCKFPGAKL, from the exons ATGCAGCTGGGTCATGTTTCCCTGCTCCTTCTCATTCTCTGCTTCTTCATCTCCACTTCCA GCGCAGAGTTCTCGGCCAAGGTTGGTGTGAACTACGGCCAGCTGGGCAACAATCTACCATCTCCGTCAGAATCTGTGAAGCTCATCCAAACCCTCAAAGCCATGCGGGTCAAAATCTACGGTGCCAACCATGACATCCTCGAGGCTCTCCGAAACACAGGCCTCCAAGTCTCGATTATGGTACCCAATGAGCTCATCAACAACATTTCCTCCAGTCAAACCCTCGCCAACCAATGGGTACACGACAATGTAGTCCCCTTCTACCCACAAACCCTAATCCGATACCTCCTCGTCGGAAACGAAATCCTCTCGTGGTCGGACAAGTCTCTGTGGTTCAATCTGGTTCCGGCAATGCGCAAAATCATGCATGCTCTCAAAATCCACGGAATCACCAAAGTCAAAGTCGGGACTCCATCGGCCATAGACGTGCTCGAGTCACAGTTCCCACCGTCCAACGGTACGTTCCGGTCGGATATCTCCGGCTCCGTCATCAAACCCATGTTAAAGTTTCTGTCCAAAACCAAGTCCTTCTTCTTCGTCGATATCTATACTTTTTTCCCTTGGGTCTCCGATCCAATCAACATCGATTTGGACTACGCTCTACTTGAATCCACCAATGTGACGTACACGGATCCGGTTTCGGGTCTGACCTACCACGACCTCTTCGACCAAAAGGTGGACGCTTTCATTTTCGCCATGAAGCGACTCGGCTACCCGGATATCCGGATCTGGATCGCCGAAACGGGTTGGCCCAGCGGCGGAGACTACGACCAGATTGGCGCCAACATCCACAACGCCGCTACTTACAACCgcaatgtgatcaaaaagttcACGGCCAAACCGCCGGTCGGAACGCCGGCTCGACCGGGCGTGGGGCTCCCGAGCTTCATATTCGCTTTGTTCAACGAGAACACGAAAGGGGGTCCGAGTACGGAGCGGAACTTCGGGTTGCTGTACCCGAACGGGTCGAATGTGTATCAGATTGACTTGACCGGGAGGACGCCGGAGTCCGAGTTCAAGGCGTTGCCGCCGGCGACGAATAATAAGCCGTATCCGGGGCCGATATGGTGCTTGGCTAAGAAGGGAGCCAATAAGACTGCGGTTGCAGAGGCTTTGTCGTACGCTTGCTCGCAGGGGAATAAAACTTGTGACCCCATCCAACCCGGAGGGAAGTGCTTTAAGCCCAATTCGTTGGCCCAACATGCGAGCTATGCGTTCAGTGCGTATTGGGCTCAGTTTAGGAAGGCCAGTGGTAGCTGCAACTTCGGTGGTCTAGCTGTTCAAACCATCAAGGATCCAA GTTATGGATCATGCAAGTTCCCTGGTGCTAAGCTATGA
- the LOC112172081 gene encoding probable glucan endo-1,3-beta-glucosidase A6 has translation MQLGLVPLLILLFCFIISISSAEFSGKVGVNYGQLGNNLPSPSESVKLIQTLKAKRVKIYDANPKILKALQNTDLQVSIMVPNELINNISSNQTLADQWVRSNVVPFYPHTLIRYLLVGNEILSAPDKSIWFNLVPAMRKIKHALKTHGITKVKVGTPSAMDVLESSFPPSNGTFRSDISGSVIKPMLKFLFKTKSFFFIDVYTYFPWSSDPTNIDLGYALLEPTNVTYTDPVSGLTYHNLFDQMVDALIFAMKRLGYPDIRVWIAETGWPSGGDYDQIGANIHNAAIYNRNVIKKFTAKPPVGTPARPGVVLPSFIFALYNENTKPGPSTERNFGLLYPNGSNVYQIDLTGRMPESEFKALPPATNNKPYPGPIWCLAKKGANKTAVAEALSYACSQGNKTCDPIQPGGKCFKPNSLAQHASYAFSAYWAQFRKAGGSCNFGGLAVQTIKDPSYGSCKFPGAKL, from the exons ATGCAGCTGGGTCTTGTTCCCCTGCTCATTCTCCTTTTCTGCTTCATCATCTCGATTTCCA GCGCAGAGTTCTCGGGCAAGGTGGGTGTGAACTACGGCCAGCTGGGCAACAATCTACCATCTCCATCAGAATCTGTGAAGCTCATCCAAACCCTCAAAGCTAAGCGAGTCAAAATCTACGATGCCAACCCCAAAATCCTCAAGGCTCTCCAAAACACAGACCTTCAAGTCTCGATTATGGTACCCAATGAGCTGATCAACAACATTTCCTCCAATCAAACCCTCGCGGACCAATGGGTCCGCTCCAATGTAGTCCCCTTCTACCCACATACCCTAATCCGGTACCTCCTCGTCGGAAACGAAATCCTCTCGGCGCCGGACAAGTCCATCTGGTTCAATCTGGTTCCGGCAATGCGCAAAATCAAGCATGCTCTCAAAACCCACGGAATCACCAAAGTCAAAGTCGGGACTCCGTCGGCCATGGACGTGCTCGAGTCCTCGTTCCCGCCGTCCAACGGTACGTTCCGGTCGGATATCTCCGGCTCCGTCATCAAACCCATGTTAAAGTTTCTGTTCAAAACCAAgtccttcttcttcatcgatGTCTATACTTACTTCCCCTGGTCTTCCGATCCGACCAACATCGATTTGGGCTACGCTCTACTCGAACCCACCAACGTGACGTACACCGACCCGGTTTCGGGTCTGACGTACCACAACCTCTTCGATCAGATGGTGGACGCTTTAATTTTCGCGATGAAGCGACTCGGGTACCCGGATATCCGGGTCTGGATCGCCGAAACGGGTTGGCCCAGCGGCGGAGACTACGACCAGATTGGCGCCAACATCCACAACGCCGCTATTTACAACCgcaatgtgatcaaaaagttcACGGCTAAACCGCCGGTCGGAACGCCGGCTCGACCGGGCGTGGTTCTCCCGAGCTTCATCTTCGCTCTTTATAACGAGAACACGAAACCGGGTCCGAGTACGGAGCGGAATTTCGGGTTGCTGTACCCGAACGGGTCGAATGTGTATCAGATTGACTTGACCGGGAGGATGCCGGAGTCCGAGTTCAAGGCGTTGCCGCCGGCGACGAATAATAAGCCGTATCCGGGGCCGATATGGTGCTTGGCTAAGAAGGGAGCCAATAAGACTGCGGTTGCAGAGGCTTTGTCGTACGCTTGCTCGCAGGGGAATAAAACTTGTGACCCGATCCAACCCGGAGGGAAGTGCTTTAAGCCCAATTCGTTGGCCCAACATGCGAGCTATGCGTTCAGTGCGTATTGGGCTCAGTTTAGGAAGGCCGGTGGAAGCTGCAACTTCGGTGGTCTAGCTGTTCAAACCATCAAAGATCCAA GTTATGGATCATGCAAGTTCCCGGGTGCTAAGCTATGA
- the LOC112171437 gene encoding protein FAR1-RELATED SEQUENCE 5-like has protein sequence MEGYVTVIRRPKPDKCVYIGCVRGGKYQDTRMVPPEKRKRKTTSRLISCPFEIVGRKKPEGFWKVDIKDLSHNHEPSKDMSGHPYCRRFSREEILKLKEMSKAGVSPRQIMSSLRQSNPDLQTISKNIYNEKYRIMKENLAGRTVIQALLEELGQAGFIYNIEYDQNGRLTHLMFAHPLSITLTKSYTNVFVMDCTYKTNKYKMPLLDIVGVTSFNTSFYSCFVFMQKEEEEDYALTMSSRIFGVEVYPLVIITDRELALMNAINIIFPRTANILCVWHIEKNVVTNCKPYFTEEDDWVASISTWTTLINSHDESSFNEA, from the coding sequence atggaagggtatgtaactgTTATAAGAAGACCAAAACCTGATAAGTGTGTGTACATTGGCTGTGTTAGAGGTGGTAAGTATCAAGACACAAGGATGGTTCCACCAGAGAAGAGGAAAAGGAAGACAACATCTCGCCTAATAAGTTGCCCTTTTGAAATTGTGGGGAGAAAGAAACCTGAAGGTTTTTGGAAGGTGGATATAAAAGATTTATCTCATAACCATGAACCTTCAAAAGATATGTCTGGGCATCCCTATTGTCGTCGGTTTTCAAGAGAGGAAATCTTGAAGCTTAAAGAAATGAGTAAGGCTGGCGTATCACCACGCCAAATAATGTCTTCACTTCGACAGAGTAATCCAGATTTGCAAACAATTTCCAAAAACAtctataatgaaaagtatagaaTTATGAAGGAGAATTTAGCAGGTCGTACAGTTATTCAAGCTTTATTGGAAGAACTTGGTCAAGCTGGTTTCATCTATAACATTGAGTATGATCAAAATGGTCGGTTGACTCATTTAATGTTTGCTCATCCACTTTCAATTACTTTGACTAAGAGCTATACAAATGTCTTTGTGATGGATTGTACATACAAGACTAACAAGTACAAGATGCCATTACTAGACATTGTAGGAGTCACAAGTTTCAATACATCTTTCTATTCTTGCTTTGTCTTCATgcaaaaagaggaagaagaggactaTGCTCTAACTATGTCCAGCAGAATTTTTGGAGTTGAGGTTTATCCTTTGGTGATTATTACTGATAGAGAATTGGCACTGATGAATGCTATAAATATTATTTTTCCAAGGACTGCTAACATATTATGTGTGTGGCATATTGAGAAAAATGTAGTTACAAACTGTAAGCCTTATTTTACAGAAGAAGATGATTGGGTTGCTTCCATCTCTACGTGGACTACTTTGATCAATTCTCATGATGAATCATCCTTTAATGAAGCTTAG